GGTCGAGTGGCTGACCCGGTTTTTTATTAATATATATATAAAGAAACCTTGCCAGCGGATAAGAACCATTCATAACATTTTTTATTTCAGCTTCTTTATAAGGTTCTCCCTCTTTCAATGAAAGGGGTACTGCAATAACACCGGAGGTTTTATAACCAATACCGCTGTACCCTATGGCATATCGATCCGCAGCTACGCCCTGTATAACGGAAGCAGAACCTGGTTGCTCTTTTACCGTATCTTTGAAGTCTCCTTTATAAAGGGCATGTTCCTTGAAATAACCATAAGTACCTGAGGCAGAATTACGGCCATAGAGACTTATCGGACGGGTTGACCATTCTCCCGTTAAGCCAAGCTGTCCCCAGGTCTTAATGTCTTCTTTATATTTTCCTTTCCGGGTTTTTGAAAAAATGGCGTCTATTTGAGGTATACAGAGACCCTTGAGAGGATTATCCTTATTTACATACACTGCCAGGGCATCCAGCGCTGTCCTTATTGCTGTGGGTTTATAGCCATATTTCTTTTCAAAGGCATCAATTTCTGTCGGCTTCATTGCCCGGCTCATTGGTCCCATCTGTGCCGTTCCGGAGATTAAGGCCGGCGGTGCAGTTGTAGAACCTTTTCCCTCTATCTGAACCTTTACGTTTGGGTACACCTTGTTAAAACCCTCTGCCCAATAGGTCATGAGGTTATTCATGGTGTCAGAGCCTATGCTATTGAGATTTCCAGAAACTCCCCCAACTTTGGCATATGACTTAACATCCGGGCCAACAGAAATAGTTTCACCAGCTACAGCAGCAGCCAGACCCAGATTAAAAATTGATATCAAAAGCCATGATTTTTTCACCATAAAATTCCCTCCTTAAATAGGTGTTCTCGAACAATATCTTAATCAAATTTATTGCAGAAGTCGATTCATTTTTCAGAATGTCATCTGCGAAACAGCATATGGTATGTGAGCAGCAACCATGGTAAAAAATAAATCCAAAATCCTTCTGCTAAATTTTCTCATACTTTTTATTACCTCCTTTAAAATATAATCTGATACTGCAGCCTGACCCTATTTTCGTTTTTGTCCTGATTGTCACCCATTTCTGTCTCAAAGTGTCCATAATCTGCCTGTATCTTGGACCGGTGCCCGCGGAAGTAATAGTTTATACCTCCCGTATATTCCCGCGCAATGTTATCATTGATATCTT
This Candidatus Brocadia sinica JPN1 DNA region includes the following protein-coding sequences:
- a CDS encoding PstS family phosphate ABC transporter substrate-binding protein, which gives rise to MVKKSWLLISIFNLGLAAAVAGETISVGPDVKSYAKVGGVSGNLNSIGSDTMNNLMTYWAEGFNKVYPNVKVQIEGKGSTTAPPALISGTAQMGPMSRAMKPTEIDAFEKKYGYKPTAIRTALDALAVYVNKDNPLKGLCIPQIDAIFSKTRKGKYKEDIKTWGQLGLTGEWSTRPISLYGRNSASGTYGYFKEHALYKGDFKDTVKEQPGSASVIQGVAADRYAIGYSGIGYKTSGVIAVPLSLKEGEPYKEAEIKNVMNGSYPLARFLYIYINKKPGQPLDPLVREFVKYILSKEGQEVAVKDGFLPLPASVVEEELKKSE